One genomic region from Anabaena sp. PCC 7108 encodes:
- a CDS encoding META domain-containing protein: MTRSFLKSAFCLPLAVVCLLGFTGKAFAEFGDTPNGSYYLIDGMDTIEPGDRSFKINFDRAKNKVTGQTLCTNYTADYIGDEYGSIKMSNLVVTRKSAEGTCADPLANQKQETEYFDNLTAMKQYYIMSQPGINLLLLINTDSQKDFAFIKGY, encoded by the coding sequence ATGACTCGTTCTTTTCTTAAATCAGCCTTCTGTTTACCGTTAGCTGTTGTTTGTTTGCTTGGCTTTACTGGTAAAGCTTTTGCTGAATTCGGTGATACTCCTAATGGCTCTTATTATCTTATAGATGGTATGGATACAATAGAGCCAGGAGATAGATCGTTTAAAATTAACTTTGATAGGGCTAAAAATAAAGTTACAGGTCAGACACTATGCACCAATTACACTGCTGACTACATTGGAGACGAGTACGGCAGCATTAAGATGTCCAATTTAGTGGTGACCAGAAAATCCGCCGAAGGAACGTGTGCTGACCCTTTGGCCAATCAAAAACAAGAAACAGAATACTTTGATAATCTTACTGCAATGAAACAATATTATATAATGTCGCAACCAGGTATTAATCTTTTATTATTAATTAATACCGATAGCCAGAAAGATTTCGCTTTTATCAAAGGTTATTGA
- a CDS encoding AAA family ATPase produces the protein MTQDLDIIKPDYQIIEKIYESANSLVYRGILNPDKQPIILKILKENYPTASELNRYKQEYEITRSLNTERIVKAYYLQRYKNSLVMFLENFGGQSLKLLISQRQFSLEEFLIIAIKITEGLADIHTANIIHKDINPANIVYNPETGHLKIIDFGISTRLSSENKTVGNIQLEGTLTYIAPEQTGRMNREIDYRSDFYSLGVTFYELLTHQLPFETNDPMELVHCHIAQQPKRPDEIISSIPLTLSNIIIKLLAKTPEERYQTAWGIKADLETCLQQLTTVGNISQFPLGYQDISDKFHISQKLYGRDKEITQLLTSFDRVSQGSTEMILISGYSGVGKSALVNEIHKPVTCQRGYFINGKFDQFKRDIPYAAITDAFEYLIRQLLTEPEIILKTWKEKILEALGNSGQIIIDVVPDLEKIIGKQLPVEQLSPTETQNRFNLFLKKFIGVFMQKEHPLVIFLDDLQWADLPSLKLIELLITDSDSQYLLMIGAYRANEVSFTHPLILTLEQLNQVEAKFDTMTLQPLTLNHVNQLISDTLNCSTEESKPLAELLIHKTEGNPFFVTQFLQYLYQENLLIFKLSQTNTNRNSQIRCWHWDIEQINQLEITGNVVELMIKKIEKLDVKTKNALRLAACIGHQFDLEILSIINQKSKISTARELQPALQEGLIVPLSNDYNIPMLWNLEEMTTTTSEISDRFIPKLPDSILYKFLHDRVQQAAYVLISEDKKKEFHLKIGKQLLENTKEDELEENIFDIVNQLNIGIELITHQPERERLAQLNLIAGQKAKASSAYEPALRYLETALELLSLNSWLNEYDLTLAVYTETLEAQYLNTRYEQAEKLSNVVLQNAKKVLDMVKIYELKIESYCAQLQVQYAIDTAIEILAKLEVFLIPETSQIEPEIDKKQKAIQLFLEDKRIEELVNLPEMTDPYKLAAIQILMLITDTTMITNHSLYPVVVLTNISLCLEYGNPPLLAASIYSLYGLFLCNFIKNTSIDAGYQFGQLSLLLLEKYNIRKNKVSVIHNYNGFIRYWKEPLKNIKMEESEECIQIGLDTGDFKYAGYNILSHCVRIVLKGYNLKDFHPKYDAYRKLTLELKQEYSFYYLEALMKVHVNLLNGDSSNYHLLFGSQEEDDKLLNLWIQNNHYWLLFISYISKTWLFYFFKDYEQGLKNALLSEKYTESCMSCIVSVLNIFYNPLIMLAACNHNVDIEQKNFLLQKVSSYQDILQKFASHCPENFQHKYDLVAAEKARVLGENWQAEELYEKAIQGAKKYEFIHEEALGYEKAAEFYLQLGREEIGQLYLRNAHHCYTRWGAKAKVKQLEDEYPQYFIGITNQKKAKSLSTTISTSGNDGTVLDLTTVIKASQALTGEIVLGKLLAKLMKIMIENAGAQKGFLLLDSDDNWVIEAVGAIDSDDVNILQSLAVDSPDASTQTPLLSTAIVNYVARTQENVVLNDATQEGQFTRDSYIVTTQPKSILCTPLLNQGKLSGILYLENNLTTGAFTTDRVEVLNILSSQAAISIENSRLYTTLEQKVEERTQELSQTLEILKATQAKLEFENALLKSSEEASSYDYQVGGSLPSDAPTYVVRSADRYLYKALRTGDFCYILNTRQMGKSSLMVRMMHHLQQEDVCCAAIDMTRIGSENITPEQWYKGLAVELWQGFDLLGKVNLKAWWQENIELSPVQRLSRFFEEVLLNEVKLSDNTPAPKIVIFLDEIDSILGLDFSVNDFFALVRSCYNQRGINLEYKRLCFVLLGVATPSDLITDYRRTPFNIGQAIQLHGFQLHEAQPLLQGFSDKVSNPQAVLKEVLFWTNGQPFLTQKICQMIRSSSDAIPDKNEQAWIENLIGTNIIKDWEAQDEPEHLRTIKDRILKGEQQATSLLKLYRQVLEHGKVKAVDSPEEPELILSGLLVKEQSYLKVHNRIYEAIFNSSWISQHI, from the coding sequence GAAAATAAGACAGTTGGCAATATTCAATTAGAGGGAACCTTAACTTATATTGCCCCAGAGCAAACTGGGAGAATGAACCGAGAGATAGATTACCGCAGTGATTTTTATTCTCTAGGTGTCACCTTCTATGAACTCTTAACCCATCAACTCCCTTTTGAAACCAATGACCCAATGGAATTAGTCCATTGTCATATTGCACAGCAACCGAAAAGACCTGATGAAATAATTTCCTCTATTCCCTTAACATTATCCAATATCATTATCAAATTGTTAGCTAAAACCCCAGAGGAAAGATACCAAACTGCTTGGGGAATTAAAGCAGATTTAGAAACTTGTCTTCAACAATTAACTACGGTAGGAAACATTTCTCAGTTTCCTTTAGGATATCAGGATATTTCCGATAAGTTTCACATTTCCCAAAAACTCTACGGTCGAGATAAAGAAATTACCCAACTATTAACTTCTTTTGACAGAGTTAGCCAAGGCAGCACTGAAATGATCTTAATTTCTGGTTATTCAGGTGTTGGTAAGTCTGCCTTAGTTAATGAAATTCACAAACCTGTCACTTGCCAACGAGGGTACTTTATTAATGGCAAATTTGACCAATTTAAACGAGATATTCCTTATGCAGCTATTACCGATGCTTTTGAGTACCTCATACGCCAACTTTTGACTGAGCCGGAAATTATTCTCAAAACTTGGAAAGAGAAAATTCTAGAAGCATTGGGAAATAGTGGTCAAATTATTATTGATGTCGTCCCTGATTTAGAAAAAATTATTGGTAAGCAGTTACCTGTTGAACAACTATCACCAACTGAAACGCAAAATCGTTTTAACTTATTTCTTAAAAAGTTTATTGGTGTTTTTATGCAAAAAGAACACCCTTTAGTTATATTTTTAGATGATTTACAGTGGGCAGACTTACCATCTTTGAAGTTAATTGAGTTATTAATTACTGATTCTGACAGTCAATATCTGTTAATGATAGGTGCATATCGAGCTAATGAAGTCAGTTTTACACATCCTTTAATACTGACTTTAGAGCAACTTAATCAGGTAGAAGCAAAATTTGATACAATGACTCTTCAGCCATTGACACTAAATCACGTCAACCAATTAATATCTGATACCCTAAACTGCTCAACAGAGGAATCAAAACCTTTAGCTGAATTATTGATTCATAAAACTGAAGGTAATCCATTTTTTGTTACTCAATTTCTTCAATATTTATACCAAGAAAATCTTCTAATATTCAAACTATCTCAAACTAATACTAATAGAAATAGTCAAATTAGATGTTGGCATTGGGATATTGAGCAAATCAACCAACTAGAAATTACTGGTAATGTGGTTGAACTCATGATAAAAAAAATTGAAAAACTAGATGTAAAAACCAAGAATGCTCTTAGATTAGCAGCTTGTATTGGACATCAATTTGATTTAGAAATTCTGTCTATTATTAATCAAAAATCTAAAATATCTACTGCTAGAGAACTACAACCAGCACTACAGGAAGGTTTAATTGTTCCTTTAAGTAATGACTATAATATTCCTATGCTCTGGAATCTGGAGGAAATGACAACTACTACTTCAGAAATTTCTGATCGGTTTATCCCCAAACTGCCTGACTCTATTCTTTACAAATTTTTGCATGACAGGGTTCAGCAAGCTGCCTATGTTCTGATTTCAGAAGATAAAAAAAAGGAATTTCACCTGAAAATTGGAAAACAACTGCTGGAAAATACTAAAGAAGATGAATTGGAAGAAAATATCTTTGATATTGTCAATCAATTAAATATCGGGATTGAATTAATAACTCATCAACCAGAAAGAGAACGCCTAGCGCAACTTAATTTAATAGCTGGTCAAAAAGCAAAGGCTTCCAGTGCTTATGAACCTGCTCTTAGGTACTTAGAAACTGCACTAGAACTTTTGTCACTAAATAGCTGGTTAAATGAATATGATTTGACTTTAGCAGTGTATACAGAAACATTAGAAGCTCAGTATCTAAACACTCGATATGAACAAGCTGAGAAACTATCTAATGTCGTTTTGCAAAATGCTAAAAAAGTTCTCGACATGGTTAAAATATATGAGCTAAAAATCGAGTCATATTGCGCTCAACTCCAGGTACAGTATGCCATTGATACTGCAATTGAGATTTTAGCTAAACTAGAAGTATTCCTAATTCCAGAAACAAGTCAGATAGAGCCAGAAATTGATAAAAAACAAAAGGCTATACAACTTTTCTTAGAAGATAAGCGGATTGAGGAGTTAGTCAATCTGCCAGAAATGACTGATCCTTACAAACTTGCTGCTATTCAAATTTTAATGCTTATTACGGATACTACTATGATCACAAATCATTCATTGTATCCTGTAGTGGTATTAACTAACATCAGTCTTTGTCTAGAATATGGAAATCCGCCTCTATTAGCAGCTAGTATATATTCTTTATATGGTCTTTTTCTGTGTAATTTTATCAAAAATACTAGTATTGATGCTGGATATCAATTTGGGCAACTATCTTTGCTTCTATTAGAGAAATACAACATTCGCAAAAATAAAGTATCAGTAATCCACAATTACAATGGATTTATTCGGTATTGGAAAGAGCCTCTGAAAAATATCAAAATGGAAGAGTCTGAGGAATGTATTCAAATCGGATTAGACACTGGCGACTTTAAATATGCTGGCTACAATATTTTGAGTCATTGTGTGCGTATAGTTCTCAAGGGTTATAATCTCAAAGATTTTCACCCTAAATATGATGCTTATAGAAAATTAACTCTAGAATTAAAACAAGAATATTCATTCTATTATCTAGAAGCTTTGATGAAAGTCCATGTCAATTTACTGAATGGAGACAGTAGCAATTATCATTTATTATTTGGCTCTCAAGAAGAGGACGACAAATTATTAAATTTATGGATTCAAAATAATCACTACTGGTTACTTTTCATATCTTATATAAGTAAAACTTGGTTATTTTATTTCTTTAAAGACTATGAACAAGGATTAAAAAATGCTCTCTTATCAGAGAAATATACTGAGAGTTGTATGTCCTGTATAGTTTCAGTCCTAAACATTTTTTACAATCCCTTGATTATGCTTGCGGCCTGTAACCACAATGTGGACATTGAGCAGAAGAACTTTTTGTTACAAAAAGTATCATCTTATCAGGATATTTTGCAAAAATTTGCTTCTCATTGTCCAGAAAATTTTCAACATAAATATGATTTAGTTGCAGCGGAGAAAGCGCGAGTATTAGGAGAAAATTGGCAAGCAGAAGAATTATATGAAAAAGCTATTCAAGGTGCTAAAAAATATGAATTTATCCACGAAGAAGCTTTAGGTTATGAAAAAGCAGCAGAATTTTATCTACAACTAGGTAGGGAAGAAATTGGTCAGTTATATCTCAGAAATGCCCACCATTGTTACACTCGCTGGGGAGCTAAAGCCAAAGTCAAACAATTAGAAGATGAATATCCACAATATTTTATAGGAATTACAAACCAAAAGAAAGCTAAAAGCCTCAGCACAACTATTTCTACTAGTGGTAATGATGGAACAGTCCTGGATTTAACAACAGTTATTAAAGCATCTCAAGCCCTAACTGGAGAAATTGTTCTGGGTAAGTTACTGGCAAAGTTAATGAAAATTATGATTGAGAATGCTGGCGCTCAAAAAGGCTTTTTGCTTCTAGATTCTGATGATAACTGGGTGATTGAAGCAGTGGGAGCAATAGATTCTGATGACGTTAACATACTACAATCTCTTGCAGTAGACTCACCAGATGCTTCCACCCAGACTCCCTTACTCTCAACCGCTATCGTTAATTATGTTGCCCGCACTCAGGAAAATGTAGTTCTCAATGATGCCACCCAAGAGGGACAATTTACCCGCGATTCCTATATTGTCACTACTCAACCTAAATCAATTCTCTGCACTCCCCTACTCAATCAAGGCAAACTGAGTGGTATTTTATATTTAGAAAATAATCTCACAACAGGAGCATTTACAACAGACCGAGTCGAAGTTTTAAATATCCTTTCTAGTCAAGCTGCTATCTCGATTGAAAATTCTCGTCTCTACACAACCCTAGAACAAAAAGTAGAAGAACGTACTCAAGAACTATCACAAACTCTGGAAATTCTTAAAGCTACTCAAGCTAAATTAGAATTTGAAAATGCCCTGCTAAAAAGTTCCGAAGAAGCCTCAAGTTATGATTATCAAGTTGGTGGGAGTTTGCCAAGTGATGCGCCTACTTATGTAGTGCGTTCTGCCGACCGTTATCTTTATAAAGCATTAAGAACTGGAGACTTTTGTTATATTCTCAATACCCGACAAATGGGTAAATCAAGTTTGATGGTGCGGATGATGCACCACTTACAGCAAGAAGATGTTTGCTGTGCTGCTATTGATATGACTCGAATTGGTAGTGAAAACATTACCCCGGAGCAATGGTATAAGGGATTAGCTGTGGAATTGTGGCAAGGTTTTGATCTGCTCGGTAAGGTTAATTTAAAGGCTTGGTGGCAAGAAAATATCGAACTTTCTCCTGTACAGCGATTGAGTAGATTTTTTGAAGAAGTTCTGTTAAATGAAGTTAAATTATCAGATAATACTCCTGCACCTAAAATAGTCATCTTTTTAGATGAAATTGATAGTATTTTAGGTTTAGATTTTTCAGTTAATGACTTCTTTGCCTTAGTTCGCTCCTGCTATAATCAGCGCGGTATTAATCTAGAGTATAAGCGGTTGTGCTTTGTTTTATTGGGAGTTGCTACTCCGAGTGATTTAATTACAGATTATCGCCGCACCCCTTTTAATATTGGTCAGGCTATTCAACTGCATGGCTTCCAATTACACGAAGCCCAACCTCTACTACAGGGGTTCTCAGACAAGGTTAGCAACCCGCAAGCGGTACTTAAAGAAGTTTTATTTTGGACTAACGGTCAGCCTTTTTTAACTCAAAAGATTTGCCAGATGATTCGTAGTTCTTCAGATGCTATTCCCGATAAAAATGAACAAGCCTGGATTGAAAATTTGATCGGCACAAATATTATAAAAGATTGGGAAGCTCAAGACGAACCAGAACATTTAAGGACGATTAAAGATCGCATTCTCAAAGGTGAACAACAAGCTACATCACTGCTAAAACTCTATAGACAAGTTTTAGAGCATGGAAAGGTGAAAGCAGTTGATAGTCCAGAAGAGCCAGAATTGATATTATCAGGGTTATTAGTTAAAGAACAAAGTTATTTAAAAGTCCATAACCGAATTTATGAAGCTATTTTTAATAGTAGCTGGATTTCCCAACATATATAA
- a CDS encoding AAA-like domain-containing protein, giving the protein MVFNLDEAIKIANYAVLAKFNRALTDVEIIVIKGSWQREEYDQIAAKNQYATSYLSQDIAPKLWKLLTEALGEKVKKSNFKEALKRHWEKQCWDRQFPSEYYLPNPESIITKSQQRQSKLKETPPQTYLTQAKHSLPISELYVERFGIEFLCYETLLQPGSLIRIKAPKLMGKTSLMERVLAQVTKQGYRTVSLSLEMADRQTHLTNLNKFLRWFCLNLSRELKLPNQLDEYWDEEGMGAKVSCTTYLEEYLLAAADSPLVLYLDDVDALFPYPEVYEDFFGLLRSWYEKARSRPNWKKLRLAIAHSTDVYIRLNINQSPFNVGLPIELPELTKDEVQVFAQQYGLAENSFLVDPLMELVGGHPYLLQQAFSYLKSYPDVTLEKLLAEARTDAGIYRHHLREFWLSLQQEPKLMTAFKTVISATEPVRLETISAYQLQSMGLVKLAGNEVEPRCQLYRSYFSDVIGN; this is encoded by the coding sequence ATGGTTTTTAATTTAGATGAGGCAATTAAAATTGCTAACTATGCAGTTTTGGCAAAGTTCAATAGAGCCTTAACTGATGTTGAAATAATAGTAATTAAAGGATCTTGGCAACGAGAAGAATATGACCAAATTGCAGCTAAAAACCAGTATGCAACAAGTTATCTTAGTCAAGATATTGCGCCCAAGCTTTGGAAATTATTAACAGAAGCTCTAGGAGAAAAAGTCAAAAAAAGTAATTTTAAAGAAGCCCTCAAACGACATTGGGAAAAGCAATGTTGGGATCGGCAATTTCCATCTGAATATTACTTACCAAACCCTGAATCAATCATTACTAAAAGTCAACAGCGTCAAAGCAAGCTGAAAGAAACTCCTCCTCAGACCTATTTAACTCAAGCTAAACACAGCTTACCGATTTCAGAATTATATGTGGAGCGTTTTGGCATTGAATTTCTCTGCTATGAAACTCTGTTGCAGCCCGGTTCCCTGATTCGGATCAAAGCACCTAAATTAATGGGTAAAACCTCCCTCATGGAGAGGGTATTAGCTCAAGTGACAAAGCAGGGGTATCGTACAGTTAGTTTAAGTTTAGAAATGGCAGATCGGCAAACTCATCTGACTAACCTAAATAAATTTTTACGCTGGTTCTGCCTCAATCTGAGCCGAGAATTAAAGCTACCCAATCAGTTAGATGAATATTGGGATGAAGAAGGTATGGGTGCGAAAGTAAGTTGCACAACTTATTTAGAAGAATACCTCTTAGCAGCAGCAGATAGTCCTCTAGTTTTATACTTAGATGATGTGGATGCACTTTTCCCTTATCCTGAAGTTTATGAAGATTTTTTTGGGTTATTGCGTTCTTGGTATGAGAAAGCCAGAAGCCGTCCAAACTGGAAAAAGTTGCGATTAGCGATCGCACATTCTACTGATGTTTATATCCGTCTGAATATTAATCAGTCTCCTTTTAATGTGGGATTACCCATTGAACTACCAGAGTTAACTAAAGACGAAGTTCAAGTATTTGCTCAACAATATGGATTAGCTGAAAATTCATTTTTAGTAGACCCTTTAATGGAACTGGTAGGTGGTCATCCTTATCTATTGCAGCAGGCATTTTCTTACCTCAAAAGTTATCCTGATGTTACTCTTGAAAAATTGTTAGCAGAAGCTAGAACTGACGCAGGTATTTATCGCCATCATTTAAGAGAATTTTGGTTGAGTTTACAACAGGAACCAAAACTGATGACAGCATTTAAAACAGTAATTTCTGCTACTGAGCCAGTGCGGTTAGAAACAATCTCAGCTTATCAGTTGCAGAGTATGGGTTTGGTCAAGCTTGCGGGGAATGAAGTGGAGCCGCGTTGTCAATTGTATCGGAGTTATTTTAGTGATGTGATTGGGAATTAG